One genomic window of Hymenobacter sp. J193 includes the following:
- a CDS encoding HRDC domain-containing protein, whose amino-acid sequence MPAIHYLTTPAAIQQAATALHACPRIGIDLEFDDMRYRYGRNLALIQVFDGENVYLIDPLPLTNPAHELEPLWEVLRNPVVEKVFHSCKSDILLLDELYGVHVRPITDTSVQYTLLAESDNNISLGRLIQSELGLEVDKGEQKSNWLKRPLTEAQKLYAANDVLYLFELTDRLAARLESLGRSQWAAEENKALEDVRYSRDERPYLRIAGKYRILPGELPLFRDLYMLRDTMARQLDRPPYMVFANDRLAELVRDTPRTLNDWKNARGLHPELRRTPYLEQLTALSPDNFVAKPEPPATAENRRFPFRRRLTGEKAAQADAREQLLNQLKAHITTDVNGYVANLVLSNRLVSDIIEQGADMVLRPWQKTILQEAARRHDLEYGQIAQPM is encoded by the coding sequence ATGCCCGCTATCCACTACCTCACCACCCCCGCAGCCATTCAGCAAGCCGCCACGGCCCTGCACGCCTGCCCCCGCATTGGCATCGACCTGGAGTTCGACGATATGCGCTACCGCTATGGCCGCAACCTGGCCCTGATTCAGGTATTCGACGGTGAAAATGTTTATCTGATTGACCCGCTTCCGCTTACCAACCCGGCGCACGAGCTGGAGCCGCTGTGGGAAGTGCTGCGCAACCCGGTCGTGGAGAAGGTGTTTCACAGCTGCAAGTCGGATATTCTGCTGCTCGACGAACTATATGGCGTGCACGTACGGCCCATTACCGATACCAGCGTGCAGTACACGCTGCTGGCCGAGTCGGACAATAATATTTCCCTGGGTCGCCTCATTCAGTCGGAGCTGGGGCTGGAGGTGGATAAGGGCGAGCAGAAGTCGAACTGGCTGAAGCGCCCCCTCACCGAAGCCCAGAAGCTGTACGCGGCCAACGACGTACTGTACCTGTTTGAGCTGACGGACCGCCTGGCTGCCCGTCTCGAAAGCCTGGGCCGCAGCCAGTGGGCCGCCGAGGAAAACAAGGCCCTGGAGGACGTGCGCTACTCCCGCGACGAGCGGCCTTACCTGCGCATAGCTGGCAAATACCGCATTCTGCCCGGTGAGCTGCCGCTGTTTCGCGACTTGTACATGCTGCGCGACACCATGGCGCGTCAGCTCGACCGGCCACCGTATATGGTGTTTGCCAACGACCGGCTGGCCGAGCTGGTGCGCGACACACCCCGCACCCTCAACGACTGGAAAAACGCCCGCGGCCTGCACCCCGAGCTGCGCCGGACGCCTTACCTGGAGCAGCTCACCGCCCTCTCGCCCGACAACTTCGTGGCCAAGCCTGAGCCGCCCGCTACTGCCGAGAACCGCCGCTTTCCGTTCCGTCGCCGCCTCACGGGCGAAAAAGCCGCCCAGGCCGATGCGCGTGAGCAACTGCTCAACCAGCTCAAAGCTCATATCACCACTGACGTAAATGGCTACGTGGCCAACCTGGTTTTGTCCAACCGGCTGGTGTCGGATATTATTGAACAGGGCGCCGATATGGTGCTGCGTCCCTGGCAGAAAACCATTCTGCAGGAAGCCGCCCGGCGACACGACCTTGAGTATGGTCAAATTGCCCAACCAATGTGA
- a CDS encoding TonB-dependent receptor: MKQKVLLSLVLYLLLGAAAWAQTRSVSGRVTGAGDGAGLPGVTVLERGTTNGTSTDASGNFTLSVQDGASLVISSIGFVSQTVPVTGGTINVRLQTNETLLSEAVVVGYGTQAKRELTGSVTQLSSKDVENVPTVSFEQAIQGRTPGVQINQGSGKLGAGVQIRVRGSSSVTASNQPLYVIDGIPVTSQDVGSANGEPINPMADLNPNDIESITILKDASASAIYGSRASNGVILVTTKKGRQGETRVNVGAYMGTSEATHLRKFLNGAQYKELLTESIINASRIPDTYVNFYYGEDPSPTEFLDFEVGNGEPGSAVIDLNSTNDTPWGEMAFRKGKVQQYDANVSGGDAKTRFYISTTFNDQTGIIIGNRYRRGSIRTNFDHTISDKLKLGVNLSFTRSVNDRVSDDNAFSNPVQMNALPPLQSAYDANDPSGFNRNTIYYNALVQVANASNRAGTYRSFSTATLGYEPIKGLIFRTENGVDFLNLNESIYYGRLTQDGAPTGYGYQNQVQGVNFTSNNTATWLKTFGEDHSLDLLAGVSYQRYNEQSNSSQGQGFPNDQFQKIASAARITGSSSFGTGYSFLSYLARANYSFRSKYIVSGSVRTDASSRFSKNNRYGTFPAGSIGWIITEEDFLKENGVANYLKLRASYGLTGNAEIGNFSYQRLYSAIPYADVAGIQPSGLGNPDLTWENTAQADLGLEFGFLDNRISGEIDVYEKKTRDLLLNLQLPYTGGYSVVTRNLGKLQNRGLEISLNTRNLDKAFKWSTNFNISFNRNKITDLQGQEIISGGRNLGRIRVGEPMGVYWGKKYAGVDPANGDALYYTAEGTTTNVYNDAVDQKLGDPNPDFTGGLTNSFSFKGFDLSILNQFVSGNDIYNIGGVFQSVNADYYDNQTLDQLKRWQKPGDITNVPQARIYESNGTSASSRWISGGSFFRFKNVTLGYNLPSEIAKRGFMKSARVYITGQNIATITNYDGYDPEVNTTTFGGANYLLGHDFYTPPLAKTWLVGVNVGF; encoded by the coding sequence ATGAAACAAAAAGTACTCCTCTCCCTGGTACTGTATCTCCTGCTGGGAGCAGCTGCCTGGGCTCAAACCCGCTCCGTGAGCGGCCGCGTAACCGGCGCCGGCGACGGTGCCGGTCTGCCCGGAGTTACCGTACTCGAACGGGGCACTACCAATGGTACCAGCACCGATGCTAGCGGTAACTTCACCCTGTCGGTACAGGACGGCGCCTCGCTGGTTATCAGCTCTATCGGCTTCGTGTCGCAGACGGTTCCGGTAACGGGCGGCACTATTAACGTACGGCTGCAAACCAACGAAACCCTCCTCAGCGAGGCCGTCGTAGTTGGTTATGGCACTCAGGCCAAGCGCGAACTGACGGGCTCCGTCACGCAGCTGAGCAGTAAGGACGTAGAAAACGTACCGACGGTAAGCTTTGAGCAGGCCATTCAGGGCCGCACTCCGGGCGTGCAAATCAACCAAGGCTCTGGAAAGCTGGGAGCAGGCGTACAGATACGGGTACGTGGCTCATCTTCTGTAACGGCCTCCAACCAGCCGCTGTACGTTATCGACGGTATTCCCGTCACGTCGCAGGATGTGGGCTCGGCGAATGGTGAGCCTATCAACCCGATGGCTGACTTGAACCCCAACGACATTGAGAGCATCACCATTCTGAAAGATGCATCGGCTTCGGCCATTTACGGTTCCAGAGCTTCCAACGGCGTAATTCTGGTAACTACCAAGAAAGGCCGCCAGGGCGAAACCCGCGTTAATGTAGGTGCTTACATGGGTACTTCCGAGGCCACGCACCTGCGCAAGTTTCTGAACGGAGCCCAGTATAAAGAGCTGCTCACGGAGTCCATCATTAATGCCTCGCGCATTCCGGATACTTACGTAAACTTCTACTATGGCGAAGATCCCAGCCCAACAGAATTTCTTGATTTTGAAGTAGGCAACGGTGAACCAGGCAGTGCCGTTATCGACCTGAATTCGACCAACGATACCCCCTGGGGTGAGATGGCCTTTCGCAAAGGCAAGGTGCAGCAATATGATGCCAACGTAAGTGGCGGTGACGCCAAAACCCGTTTCTACATCAGCACCACTTTCAATGACCAGACGGGTATCATTATTGGTAACCGTTACCGCCGGGGCTCCATCCGCACCAACTTCGACCACACTATTTCGGACAAGCTGAAGCTGGGCGTAAATCTGTCGTTCACGCGCTCGGTAAACGACCGGGTTTCCGACGACAATGCCTTCTCCAACCCGGTCCAGATGAACGCGCTGCCTCCGCTGCAGTCGGCCTATGACGCCAACGACCCCAGCGGGTTCAACCGTAACACTATTTACTACAATGCCTTAGTGCAAGTAGCCAATGCTTCAAACCGGGCTGGTACCTACCGTTCGTTTAGCACCGCTACCTTAGGGTATGAGCCAATTAAGGGGTTGATCTTCCGCACGGAAAATGGGGTAGACTTTCTCAACCTGAACGAATCCATCTACTACGGCCGTCTCACCCAAGATGGAGCACCCACAGGCTACGGCTACCAAAATCAGGTGCAGGGCGTGAACTTCACTTCCAACAACACGGCCACCTGGCTGAAAACTTTTGGCGAAGACCATTCGCTGGATTTATTGGCTGGTGTTTCTTACCAGCGCTACAACGAGCAGTCCAACTCTTCGCAGGGCCAGGGCTTTCCTAACGACCAGTTCCAAAAAATTGCCTCCGCTGCCCGCATCACAGGCTCCAGCAGCTTTGGTACGGGCTACAGCTTCCTTTCGTACCTGGCTCGCGCTAACTACTCGTTCCGCAGCAAGTACATCGTTTCGGGAAGCGTACGAACGGATGCTTCATCGCGCTTCAGCAAGAACAACCGCTATGGCACGTTCCCGGCCGGCTCCATTGGTTGGATTATCACAGAAGAAGATTTCCTGAAGGAGAATGGCGTGGCCAACTACCTCAAGCTGCGCGCCAGCTACGGGCTGACGGGTAACGCTGAAATTGGCAACTTCTCTTACCAGCGCCTGTACTCAGCTATTCCTTACGCCGATGTAGCGGGTATTCAGCCCTCTGGCCTTGGCAACCCCGACCTGACCTGGGAAAATACAGCACAGGCTGACCTGGGTTTGGAGTTCGGGTTTCTTGACAACCGCATTTCCGGTGAGATTGATGTCTATGAGAAGAAAACCCGTGACCTGCTGCTGAACCTGCAGCTGCCATACACCGGTGGCTATTCGGTAGTGACGCGCAACCTGGGTAAGCTGCAGAACCGTGGTCTGGAAATCAGCCTGAACACGCGCAACCTGGACAAGGCGTTCAAGTGGTCGACGAACTTCAACATCTCATTCAACCGCAATAAAATCACTGATCTACAAGGTCAGGAAATCATTTCCGGTGGCCGTAACCTAGGCCGCATTCGCGTGGGGGAACCAATGGGGGTGTATTGGGGTAAGAAATACGCGGGCGTAGATCCAGCCAATGGTGATGCGCTGTATTACACTGCTGAAGGAACCACGACCAATGTGTACAATGACGCGGTAGACCAGAAGCTAGGTGACCCGAATCCGGATTTCACGGGTGGCTTGACCAACAGCTTCAGCTTCAAAGGTTTCGACCTGAGCATTCTGAATCAGTTTGTGTCCGGCAACGACATCTACAACATTGGTGGGGTATTTCAGTCGGTAAATGCTGACTACTACGACAACCAGACCCTTGATCAGTTGAAGCGCTGGCAGAAGCCCGGAGATATCACCAATGTACCCCAGGCCCGCATTTACGAATCCAATGGTACGAGTGCTTCTTCCCGCTGGATCAGCGGTGGGTCGTTCTTCCGCTTTAAGAACGTAACGCTGGGCTATAACCTGCCTTCGGAAATTGCCAAGCGTGGCTTCATGAAATCGGCCCGCGTGTACATAACCGGGCAGAACATTGCTACCATCACCAACTACGATGGCTATGACCCCGAGGTAAACACCACCACCTTTGGTGGAGCCAACTACCTACTGGGTCATGACTTCTACACGCCGCCACTGGCTAAAACCTGGCTGGTAGGGGTGAATGTAGGCTTCTAA
- a CDS encoding RagB/SusD family nutrient uptake outer membrane protein yields the protein MKHTTLRRSAASLAFLLTLGLMSCEKQLDIDPQQSVDAATALDTPEGVESAIIGAYARMDLPESYGTNLLLLADLFGSDANYLTWQGTFQSYREVTRKEMTSGNSEADRTWSQNYQTINLANLVLDATSVVKDDYQKNLIEGEAHMVRGMLYFELVRLYAQPYQTKEGDFSNVASGVPAPNSTPGVPLNLTPNKTEEQASKRLARATVEEVYAQVLSDLTTAETMLPDPNEGTDTRRFDLYDAKAMLARVYLQMGRYEEALAKANEVIEGSGAILNSSVISTFTNKNSSEVLFEIQQNDQNNAGGSNDGLATFYSSNIRGFGGRGDVRVSAPFAAKYEDGDQRGFADQIGSGLIYVGDGSRAGVLRSYKWNTASQNIPILRLSEMYLIRAEANVRLGTAVGEEPYWDVNRLRLRAQADTLNPIKVRDADGNIINENNPNYGTITLADVLNERDLELAFEGFRLHDYKRTGRSIGGLTVSSPRLVLPVPLYETNLGNALPQNEGY from the coding sequence ATGAAACATACCACACTCCGTCGTTCCGCTGCCTCGTTGGCTTTCCTGCTGACACTCGGGCTGATGAGCTGCGAAAAACAACTGGACATTGACCCCCAGCAGTCGGTGGATGCCGCCACTGCTCTGGATACACCCGAAGGCGTAGAAAGTGCCATCATTGGTGCTTACGCCCGCATGGACTTGCCCGAATCATACGGTACCAACCTGTTGCTGCTGGCCGACCTGTTCGGCTCCGATGCGAACTACCTGACTTGGCAGGGGACATTTCAGAGCTACCGCGAGGTCACGCGCAAAGAAATGACTTCGGGTAATTCGGAAGCCGACCGTACCTGGAGCCAAAACTACCAGACCATTAACCTGGCTAACCTGGTACTGGATGCCACTTCCGTAGTGAAGGATGATTACCAGAAAAACCTGATTGAAGGGGAAGCGCACATGGTGCGGGGTATGCTCTACTTTGAGCTGGTACGCCTCTACGCGCAGCCTTATCAGACTAAGGAGGGAGATTTTTCCAACGTGGCAAGTGGTGTGCCCGCACCTAACAGCACACCTGGCGTACCCCTCAATCTGACGCCCAATAAGACAGAAGAGCAGGCCTCTAAGCGTCTGGCTCGGGCTACAGTGGAAGAGGTGTATGCGCAGGTACTGAGCGACCTGACCACCGCCGAAACCATGTTGCCGGACCCCAATGAAGGGACTGACACCCGCCGCTTTGATCTGTACGACGCCAAGGCTATGCTGGCCCGCGTTTATCTGCAGATGGGGCGCTATGAAGAGGCATTGGCCAAAGCCAATGAGGTAATCGAAGGCAGCGGTGCTATACTCAACTCGTCGGTTATCTCGACTTTCACCAACAAGAACTCTTCGGAAGTTCTGTTTGAGATTCAGCAGAACGACCAGAATAATGCGGGTGGCTCCAATGATGGTCTGGCTACATTCTATTCCAGCAACATTCGGGGTTTCGGTGGTCGTGGCGATGTGCGCGTGAGTGCACCATTTGCGGCCAAATACGAAGATGGAGACCAGCGGGGCTTTGCTGACCAGATTGGGTCAGGCCTGATTTACGTTGGTGACGGCAGCCGGGCCGGTGTTCTGCGTTCCTACAAGTGGAATACAGCCTCCCAGAATATTCCGATTCTGCGCTTAAGTGAAATGTACTTAATCCGTGCAGAGGCTAACGTTCGTTTAGGTACAGCTGTTGGCGAGGAGCCTTACTGGGATGTAAACCGCCTGCGTTTACGTGCTCAAGCTGATACGCTCAATCCTATTAAGGTTAGGGACGCTGATGGAAACATTATCAACGAGAATAATCCTAATTACGGCACTATTACCTTAGCCGATGTGCTGAATGAGCGTGACTTGGAACTTGCGTTTGAGGGCTTCCGCTTGCACGACTACAAGCGCACAGGACGCAGCATTGGTGGCCTAACGGTCAGCAGCCCCCGCTTGGTGCTGCCAGTTCCGCTTTACGAGACTAACCTGGGCAACGCCCTGCCACAGAACGAAGGCTACTAA
- a CDS encoding M14 family metallopeptidase: MLHVRFRAFGCWLWLLLFCWAGTATAQSSAAAGALLTPEQFLGYPLGGRFTPHAELLRYVDHVVQHAQGRMKLQPYGQTYENRPLEVVQVASPENLARLDAIQHNNLRLAGLENGAVQRQQPGIVWLSYNVHGNESVSSEAVMQVLYDLANPQNQQTQQWLQNTVVVIDPCVNPDGRERYVQWYNRVSNRQANASPYAWEHHEPWPGGRYNHYYFDLNRDWAWQTQIESRQRLTLYNQWLPQVHADFHEMGPDAPYYFSPAAKPFHADVTPWQRTMQNVIGDYNRKVFDQNNWLYFTRETFDLFYPSYGDTYPTFNGAIGMTYEQGGSGRAGLSFAKSDGDTLTLTQRIAHHHATSLATIQATSEKHDDLLKEFQQFFERGRTKPQGEYKSFVVAGSGDPGQLRALTQYLDRQQIRYGYAPKRLKTRGFNYMSGKTENVQVEARDVVVSMYQPKSTLVKVLFEPKPALEDSLTYDITAWALPYAFGLKAYAVPQRLDNSGAAPATTTVKGPAATGTPYAYVARWNNLQDVRFLSRLLQQKVKVRVAQRPFEAAGQQYQSGTLVITRSGNESLGKRFDQLVQAQADSSGVVVQAVNTGFSTSGADFGSGYVRFVNMPKVAVLAGEGVSPTAFGEVWHFFEQQIGYPITVLGTDYFSSVPLAKFDVLILPDGYYGDVLSDRQLENLKSWVRSGGKLITMEGGAAFFAGKKDFALKAKPADSTAASQKNPYRALRRYADAEREQIQEFVQGSVYQVQLDNTHPLAFGYGPSYYALIRDTLNYRFLGDGAWNVGVLKKNNYAAGFAGSRARRKLNDTVVLGAQDLGRGQVVYFGDNPLFRAFWQGGKLLFGNAVFFVGQ; encoded by the coding sequence GTGCTACACGTTCGTTTCCGCGCCTTCGGGTGCTGGCTGTGGCTGCTGCTGTTCTGCTGGGCAGGCACAGCCACGGCGCAATCATCCGCTGCGGCTGGGGCCCTGCTCACGCCGGAGCAGTTTCTGGGCTACCCCCTGGGCGGCCGCTTCACACCTCACGCCGAACTGCTGCGCTACGTAGACCACGTGGTGCAGCATGCCCAGGGCCGCATGAAGCTGCAGCCCTACGGCCAGACCTACGAAAACCGCCCGCTGGAAGTGGTGCAGGTGGCCTCGCCCGAAAACCTGGCCCGCCTCGATGCCATCCAGCACAACAACCTGCGCCTGGCCGGGCTCGAAAACGGCGCCGTGCAGCGCCAGCAGCCGGGCATTGTGTGGCTGAGCTACAACGTGCACGGCAACGAGTCAGTGTCGTCGGAGGCGGTGATGCAGGTACTCTACGACTTGGCCAACCCGCAGAACCAGCAGACGCAGCAGTGGCTGCAAAACACGGTGGTGGTCATCGACCCCTGCGTGAACCCCGACGGGCGCGAGCGGTACGTGCAGTGGTACAACCGCGTAAGCAACCGTCAGGCCAACGCCTCTCCTTACGCCTGGGAGCACCACGAGCCCTGGCCCGGGGGGCGCTACAACCACTACTACTTCGACCTGAACCGCGACTGGGCCTGGCAAACGCAGATTGAAAGCCGTCAGCGCCTCACGCTCTACAACCAGTGGCTGCCCCAGGTGCACGCCGATTTCCACGAAATGGGACCCGATGCGCCATATTACTTTTCGCCGGCCGCCAAGCCCTTCCACGCCGACGTGACGCCCTGGCAGCGGACCATGCAGAACGTCATCGGTGACTACAACCGCAAGGTATTCGACCAGAACAACTGGCTGTACTTTACCCGCGAAACCTTTGACCTGTTTTATCCCAGCTACGGCGACACGTACCCGACCTTCAACGGCGCCATTGGCATGACCTACGAGCAGGGCGGCTCGGGCCGGGCGGGCCTCAGCTTTGCCAAGTCCGACGGCGACACGCTCACGCTCACCCAGCGCATTGCGCACCACCATGCTACCAGCCTGGCCACCATTCAGGCTACCTCCGAGAAGCACGACGACCTGCTCAAGGAGTTTCAGCAGTTTTTCGAGCGGGGCCGCACCAAGCCCCAGGGCGAGTACAAGTCGTTTGTGGTGGCCGGCTCCGGCGACCCGGGCCAGCTGCGCGCCCTCACCCAGTACCTCGACCGGCAGCAGATCCGCTACGGCTACGCGCCCAAGCGCCTGAAAACACGCGGCTTCAACTACATGAGCGGTAAAACCGAAAACGTGCAGGTTGAAGCCCGCGACGTGGTGGTGAGTATGTACCAGCCCAAATCCACGTTGGTAAAAGTGCTGTTTGAGCCCAAGCCCGCGCTGGAAGACTCCCTTACCTACGACATCACGGCCTGGGCCCTGCCCTACGCTTTCGGGCTGAAAGCCTACGCCGTACCCCAGCGCCTCGATAACTCGGGCGCGGCCCCCGCCACCACCACCGTGAAAGGCCCCGCCGCAACCGGCACGCCCTATGCCTATGTGGCCCGCTGGAACAACCTGCAGGATGTGCGCTTTCTGAGTCGCCTTCTGCAGCAGAAAGTGAAGGTTCGGGTGGCCCAGCGGCCCTTTGAGGCGGCGGGGCAGCAGTACCAGTCGGGCACGCTCGTCATCACGCGCAGCGGCAACGAAAGCCTGGGCAAGCGCTTCGACCAGCTGGTGCAGGCCCAGGCCGATTCTTCGGGCGTGGTAGTACAGGCCGTGAATACAGGATTTTCTACCAGCGGCGCCGATTTTGGCTCGGGCTACGTGCGCTTCGTGAACATGCCCAAGGTGGCTGTGCTGGCCGGGGAAGGCGTTTCGCCCACGGCATTTGGGGAGGTATGGCACTTCTTTGAGCAGCAGATCGGCTACCCCATCACAGTGCTTGGCACCGACTACTTCAGCTCCGTGCCGCTGGCCAAGTTCGATGTGCTGATTCTGCCTGACGGCTACTACGGCGACGTGCTGTCGGACCGGCAGTTGGAAAATCTGAAAAGCTGGGTTCGGAGCGGGGGCAAGCTCATTACTATGGAAGGTGGCGCGGCTTTCTTCGCCGGTAAAAAAGACTTCGCCCTGAAAGCCAAGCCCGCCGACAGCACCGCCGCCAGCCAGAAAAACCCGTACCGCGCCCTGCGCCGCTACGCCGATGCCGAGCGGGAGCAGATTCAGGAGTTTGTGCAGGGCAGTGTGTATCAGGTTCAGCTCGACAACACCCACCCGCTGGCTTTCGGCTATGGCCCCAGCTATTACGCTCTCATCCGGGATACGCTCAACTACCGCTTCCTCGGGGACGGCGCCTGGAACGTGGGCGTGCTTAAGAAAAACAACTACGCCGCCGGTTTTGCCGGTTCCCGCGCCCGGCGCAAGCTCAACGATACTGTAGTGCTGGGCGCTCAGGACCTGGGCCGTGGCCAAGTCGTGTATTTCGGCGACAACCCCTTGTTCCGGGCCTTCTGGCAGGGCGGCAAGCTGCTCTTCGGCAACGCGGTATTCTTCGTAGGGCAATAG
- a CDS encoding class I SAM-dependent methyltransferase, with the protein MPRNSLSFLGSAAAPAALLALSVACTQPVLETRTTASRAVMPDSLGYEVRPAQDPNGIGKYYQGRQIAHVMGHEGAGWLERADRDREEGTDILLRELHLKPTDVVADLGAGTGYFTFRISPLVPRGKVLAVDIQPEMLEALQQTKVRTNAVNVQPVLGTVQNPNLPAKSVDLVLIVDAYHEFDHPREIMQAVRTALRPGGRVALVEYRAEDPNVAIKRIHKMSVAQARKEMEAVGLEYVQTIESLPQQHLLIFRKK; encoded by the coding sequence ATGCCTCGAAACTCTCTTTCTTTTTTGGGTAGCGCCGCCGCTCCGGCCGCTTTGCTGGCCCTTTCCGTAGCCTGCACCCAGCCCGTTCTCGAAACCCGTACCACCGCCAGCCGCGCCGTTATGCCCGATAGCCTGGGCTATGAGGTGCGACCCGCGCAGGACCCCAACGGCATCGGCAAGTACTACCAGGGCCGTCAGATTGCCCACGTGATGGGCCACGAAGGCGCCGGCTGGCTGGAGCGCGCCGACCGGGACCGGGAAGAAGGCACCGATATCTTGCTGCGGGAGCTGCACCTGAAGCCCACCGATGTAGTGGCCGACCTGGGCGCGGGTACTGGCTACTTCACCTTTCGGATAAGCCCGCTGGTCCCGCGCGGCAAAGTCCTGGCCGTGGATATTCAGCCCGAAATGCTGGAAGCCCTGCAGCAAACCAAAGTCCGCACCAACGCTGTTAACGTGCAGCCCGTGCTGGGCACCGTCCAAAACCCCAACCTGCCCGCCAAGAGCGTGGACCTGGTGCTGATTGTGGATGCCTACCACGAATTCGACCACCCGCGGGAGATAATGCAGGCGGTACGCACGGCCCTGCGCCCGGGCGGGCGGGTAGCGTTGGTAGAGTACCGCGCCGAAGACCCCAACGTGGCTATCAAGCGCATTCATAAGATGAGCGTGGCCCAGGCGCGCAAGGAAATGGAAGCCGTGGGGCTGGAGTACGTGCAGACGATTGAGAGCCTGCCCCAGCAGCACTTGCTCATTTTCCGCAAAAAGTAG